The DNA sequence TCGCTATAACCGGGCTTATCAATTAAAGACCGGGCAGTTCAGGCGTGTGTGGCCCTCAGCGCTGGCTATGCTGATCCTCTTTCCGCTGATAGCGCATCTGATGTTTGGTGCAGCAATGCATTGGGATATTCCACAGCTTCGCGGCTTTAACTTTCGTGGAGGCTTTGTTTTGATCCCCGAGCTGGCAGCCCTAACGCTGGCGCTGTCCATCTACACTTCTTCCTTCATTGCCGAAGTTATCCGCTCGGGTATCCAGTCTGTTCCTTATGGCCAGCATGAAGCGGCTCGCTCACTGGGTCTGCCAAATCCGGTGACGCTGCGTCAGGTCATTATCCCACAGGCGATGCGCGTTATTATTCCGCCATTAACCAGCCAGTATCTGAATATCGTGAAAAACTCTTCGCTGGCCGCAGCGATTGGCTATCCCGATATGGTTTCGCTCTTTGCCGGTACGGTACTGAACCAGACAGGTCAGGCAATTGAAACCATCGCGATCACCATGGGCGTTTACCTGATTATCAGCCTGCTGATTTCGCTGTTGATGAATATCTATAACCGCAAAATTCGCCTGATTGAGCGCTAAGAGAACGGGATCATTATGACTTTAGCCACTCAAGATACACCCCCGACCACCGGACATAAATTTTTAAACGCTGTCAGTTGGGCAAGGAAAAACTTGTTCTCAAACTGGGCAAATTCCCTGCTGACGCTGTTTTGTCTGTGGGTTATCTGGACTGTAATACCACCCGCCCTTAACTGGCTTGTGTTTCAGGCGAACTGGTTTGGTTCAACACGGGCCGATTGTACAAAGGAAGGGGCCTGCTGGGTCTTTATTCATGCCCGCTTTGGCCAGTTTATGTATGGACTTTATCCTCATGAACTTCGCTGGCGCATTAACCTGGCGCTAATTATTGGTCTGGTTTCAGTAGTGCCCTTGTTCATTAAAAGTATGCCGCGACGCGGCCTTTACCTTGTGGTCTGGGCCATCGCGTATCCTGTTATCGTCTGGTTCTTACTCTATGGCGGGTTTGCGGGTCTTGAACGGGTTGAAACCCGTCAGTGGGGTGGACTGACGCTGACATTGATTATCGCCTCAGTCGGCATTGCCGGCGCGTTTCCATTGGGCATTTTGCTGGCTCTTGCGCGACGCTCAACCATGCCAGTCGTACGCTCGCTCGCGGTAATCTTTATTGAGTTCTGGCGTGGCGTCCCGCTGATTACCGTGTTGTTTATGTCTTCGGTTATGTTGCCGCTGTTCATGTCGGAAGGGAGCAGTATCGATAAATTGATTCGCGCGTTGGTCGGGGTCATCCTTTTCCAGTCAGCATACGTCGCGGAGGTGGTACGTGGTGGCTTACAGGCTCTGCCGAAGGGGCAGTATGAAGCCGCAGAGTCACTGGCTCTCGGTTACTGGAAAACACAGGCATTAGTGATCCTTCCCCAGGCGCTAAAGTTGGTCATTCCGGGCCTGGTAAACACGATTATCGCCCTGTTTAAAGATACCAGTCTGGTGATCATTATTGGCCTGTTTGATCTGTTCAGTAGCGTGCAGCAGGCGACGGTTGATCCCGCCTGGCTGGGCATGTCAACGGAGGGATATGTCTTTGCCGCTCTGGTTTACTGGATTTTTTGTTTTAGTATGTCGCGCTATAGCCAATATCTGGAAAAGCGTTTTCACACCGGGCGTACGCCGCATTGAGGCTTAATATGACTAAATCTTTAATTCAACCTGATAACGCGATGATTACGCTGGAAAATGTGAATAAGTGGTATGGGCAATTCCATGTATTAAAAGACATCAATTTACAGGTAAAAGCCCGGGAACGTATTGTTCTTTGTGGCCCTTCAGGCTCCGGTAAATCAACCACTATTCGCTGTATTAATCATCTGGAAGAGCATCAGCAGGGTAGAATCGTCGTTGATGGTATTCATCTCAATGATGACCTGCGCAATATTGAACGTGTACGTACAGAAGTAGGTATGGTGTTTCAACACTTTAATCTTTTCCCTCATCTCAGCGTTTTGCAGAACTGTACGCTTGCGCCAATATGGGTACGTAAAACTCCCAGGAAGGAAGCTGAAGAGCTGGCAATGCACTATCTGGAACGAGTGCGTATTGCAGAACATGCACATAAATTTCCTGGTCAACTCTCTGGCGGCCAGCAACAGCGTGTGGCGATTGCCCGCTCCCTCTGCATGAAACCTAAAATTATGCTGTTTGATGAGCCCACCTCTGCTTTAGATCCAGAAATGGTAAAAGAGGTTTTGGATACTATGATTGGGCTGGCAGAAGATGGCATGACTATGCTGTGTGTAACACATGAGATGGGCTTTGCCCGGACAGTCGCAGACCGAGTGATCTTTATGGATCGCGGAGAAATCGTTGAGCAGGCTCCGCCACAAGACTTTTTCTCTGCACCAAAATCTGAGCGTACCCGCGCTTTCCTTTCTCAGGTTATTCACTAGGTTAATTAGATAACGAGTTTCCCGGTAATACATACCGGGAAATTTTGTACAGATTGCCGGCCCTTATAAGCGCTGAAAAACAATTCAATCACGCCACGCAGCCGTTGAGTTACCCACTTTTTAAGCCTCAGGCGCCTTTTTGCGCCCCAAACGCAAAAAACCCTGACCGTGAGGTCAGGGTTATCGCAATTTGATGCCTGGCAGTTCCCTACTCTCGCATGGGGAGACCCCACACTACCATCGGCGCTACGGCGTTTCACTTCTGAGTTCGGCATGGGGTCAGGTGGGACCACCGCGCTAAAGCCGCCAGGCAAATTCTGTGCTCTGTCCTGTGTCTTTCGCTCCGTGGCCGCGTTGGCCGCGCTTGTAAAGTCAGTCACATACTTCAGTATGCTCCTTCCTTCACGGCACTTGCCGCCTTGCCACAAAGCAAAATCCCACGGACCGGGGTCCGCAGAACAGATAAATCTTTATCCGGTTCAAGCTGAAAATCTTTGCGTCTCTCCACGCTACAGAACGCTTCTGGCGTTGTAAGGTTAAGCCTCACGGGTCATTAGTACCGGTTAGCTCAACGCATCGCTGCGCTTACACACCCGGCCTATCAACGTCGTAGTCTTCAACGTCCCTTCAGGTGGCTTAAAGCCACAGGGAGAACTCATCTCGAGGCAAGTTTCGCGCTTAGATGCTTTCAGCGCTTATCTTTTCCGCACTTAGCTACCGGGCAGTGCCATTGGCATGACAACCCGAACACCAGTGGTGCGTTCACTCCGGTCCTCTCGTACTAGGAGCAACCCCTCTCAATTCTCCAGCGCCCACGGCAGATAGGGACCGAACTGTCTCACGACGTTCTAAACCCAGCTCGCGTACCACTTTAAACGGCGAACAGCCGTACCCTTGGGACCTACTTCAGCCCCAGGATGTGATGAGCCGACATCGAGGTGCCAAACACCGCCGTCGATATGAACTCTTGGGCGGTATCAGCCTGTTATCCCCGGAGTACCTTTTATCCGTTGAGCGATGGCCCTTCCATTCAGAACCACCGGATCACTATGACCTGCTTTCGCACCTGCTCGAGCCGTCACTCTCGCAGTCAAGCCAGCTTATGCCATTGCACTAACCTCACGATGTCCGACCGTGATTAGCTGACCTTCGTGCTCCTCCGTTACTCTTTGGGAGGAGACCGCCCCAGTCAAACTACCCACCAGACACTGTCCCCACGCCGGATCACGGCGCCAGGTTAGAACATCAAACGTTAAAGGGTGGTATTTCAAGGTTGGCTCCACGCAGACTGGCGTCCACGCTTCAAAGCCTCCCACCTATCCTACACATCAAGGCTCAATGTTCAGTGTCAAGCTGTAGTAAAGGTTCACGGGGTCTTTCCGTCTTGCCGCGGGTACACTGCATCTTCACAGCGAGTTCAATTTCACTGAGTCTCGGGTGGAGACAGCCTGGCCATCATTACGCCATTCGTGCAGGTCGGAACTTACCCGACAAGGAATTTCGCTACCTTAGGACCGTTATAGTTACGGCCGCCGTTTACCGGGGCTTCGATCAAGAGCTTCTCCTTGCGGATAACCCCATCAATTAACCTTCCGGCACCGGGCAGGCGTCACACCGTATACGTCCACTTTCGTGTTTGCACAGTGCTGTGTTTTTAATAAACAGTTGCAGCCAGCTGGTATCTTCGACTGGCTTCAGCTCCGGGAGCAAGTCCCTTCACCTACGCGCCAGCGTGCCTTCTCCCGAAGTTACGGCACCATTTTGCCTAGTTCCTTCACCCGAGTTCTCTCAAGCGCCTTGGTATTCTCTACCTGACCACCTGTGTCGGTTTGGGGTACGATTCTGTGTTACCTGATGCTTAGAGGCTTTTCCTGGAAGCAGGGCATTTGTTACTTCAGCACCGTAGTGCCTCGTCATCACGCCTCAGCCTTAAAGAGTTCCGGATTTGCCTGGAACTCAAGCCTACACGCTTAAACCGGGACAACCGTCGCCCGGCCAACATAGCCTTCTCCGTCCCCCCTTCGCAGTAACACCGAGTACAGGAATATTAACCTGTTTCCCATCGACTACGCCTTTCGGCCTCGCCTTAGGGGTCGACTCACCCTGCCCCGATTAACGTTGGACAGGAACCCTTGGTCTTCCGGCGAGCGGGCTTTTCACCCGCTTTATCGTTACTTATGTCAGCATTCGCACTTCTGATACCTCCAGCAGACCTCACAGTCCACCTTCGACGGCTTACAGAACGCTCCCCTACCCAACAACGCATAAGCGTCGCTGCCGCAGCTTCGGTGCATGGTTTAGCCCCGTTACATCTTCCGCGCAGGCCGACTCGACCAGTGAGCTATTACGCTTTCTTTAAATGATGGCTGCTTCTAAGCCAACATCCTGGCTGTCTGTGCCTTCCCACATCGTTTCCCACTTAACCATGACTTTGGGACCTTAGCTGGCGGTCTGGGTTGTTTCCCTCTTCACGACGGACGTTAGCACCCGCCGTGTGTCTCCCGTGATAACATTCTTCGGTATTCGCAGTTTGCATCGGGTTGGTAAGCCGGGATGGCCCCCTAGCCGAAACAGTGCTCTACCCCCGAAGATGAGTTCACGAGGCGCTACCTAAATAGCTTTCGGGGAGAACCAGCTATCTCCCGGTTTGATTGGCCTTTCACCCCCAGCCACAAGTCATCCGCTAATTTTTCAACATTAGTCGGTTCGGTCCTCCAGTTAGTGTTACCCAACCTTCAACCTGCCCATGGCTAGATCACCGGGTTTCGGGTCTATACCCTGCAACTTAACGCCCAGTTAAGACTCGGTTTCCCTGCGGCTCCCCTATACGGTTAACCTTGCTACAGAATATAAGTCGCTGACCCATTATACAAAAGGTACGCAGTCACCCAACAAGTAGGCTCCCACTGCTTGTACGTACACGGTTTCAGGTTCTGTTTCACTCCCCTCGCCGGGGTTCTTTTCGCCTTTCCCTCACGGTACTGGTTCACTATCGGTCAGTCAGGAGTATTTAGCCTTGGAGGATGGTCCCCCCATATTCAGACAGGATATCACGTGTCCCGCCCTACTCATCGAACTCACAGTAAGTGCATTTTTGTGTACGGGAGTATCACCCTGTACCCTGCGACTTTCCAGACGCTTCCACTAATGCACAAACTGATTCAGGTTCTGGGCTGTTCCCCGTTCGCTCGCCGCTACTGGGGGAATCTCGGTTGATTTCTTTTCCTCTGGGTACTTAGATGTTTCAGTTCCCCAGGTTCGCCTCGCAACACTATGTATTCATGTTGCGATGATGCACCGTAGTGCACCGGGTTTCCCCATTCGGGTATCGTCGGTTGTTGCGGTTCATATCACCTTACCGACGCTTATCGCAGATTAGCACGCCCTTCA is a window from the Pantoea sp. CCBC3-3-1 genome containing:
- a CDS encoding amino acid ABC transporter ATP-binding protein; translated protein: MTKSLIQPDNAMITLENVNKWYGQFHVLKDINLQVKARERIVLCGPSGSGKSTTIRCINHLEEHQQGRIVVDGIHLNDDLRNIERVRTEVGMVFQHFNLFPHLSVLQNCTLAPIWVRKTPRKEAEELAMHYLERVRIAEHAHKFPGQLSGGQQQRVAIARSLCMKPKIMLFDEPTSALDPEMVKEVLDTMIGLAEDGMTMLCVTHEMGFARTVADRVIFMDRGEIVEQAPPQDFFSAPKSERTRAFLSQVIH
- a CDS encoding amino acid ABC transporter permease gives rise to the protein MTLATQDTPPTTGHKFLNAVSWARKNLFSNWANSLLTLFCLWVIWTVIPPALNWLVFQANWFGSTRADCTKEGACWVFIHARFGQFMYGLYPHELRWRINLALIIGLVSVVPLFIKSMPRRGLYLVVWAIAYPVIVWFLLYGGFAGLERVETRQWGGLTLTLIIASVGIAGAFPLGILLALARRSTMPVVRSLAVIFIEFWRGVPLITVLFMSSVMLPLFMSEGSSIDKLIRALVGVILFQSAYVAEVVRGGLQALPKGQYEAAESLALGYWKTQALVILPQALKLVIPGLVNTIIALFKDTSLVIIIGLFDLFSSVQQATVDPAWLGMSTEGYVFAALVYWIFCFSMSRYSQYLEKRFHTGRTPH